ACACCCGACGCCCGCACCTACCAGTGGTCACTCGACCCTGACTCCGAACAGGACGTCTACTCGTCCCTGCTGCGGGCGATCCACGACGACAGTGTCCGGGACGCACTCGCCGAATTCGTCCGCGGCAGAAGGGTGGTCGGGGTCATGGGCGGCCACGCGGTGGCGCGCGGCTCGGCCGACTACGCGGAGGCCGCGCACCTCGGTCACTCCCTCGCGTCGACCGGGGCACTGGTGGCGACCGGCGGCGGGCCGGGCGCGATGGAGGCCGCGAACCTCGGCGCGCTGTGCGTCGATCCCGATCTCCTGGAGCCGGCACTCGCCCAACTGGCCACCGTGCCGTCGTTCCGCCCCGACATCACCGCGTGGGCGACGGTGGCCTTCGAGGTGCGTGATCGGGTCACCTCGGACACCGGGGCCCCGCGCAGCCTGGGCATCCCGACCTGGTTCTACGGCCACGAACCGCCCAACGCGTTCGGCAACCGGACGGCGAAGTACTTCTCCAACGCCCTGCGCGAGGACGTCCTGCTGAAGGTCTGCAACGGCGGGATCATCGTGCTGCCGGGCGCCGCCGGGACGGTGCAGGAGATCTTCCAGGTCGCGACGGCGCTCTACTACGCTGACGGGGCGGTACCGTTGCCACCGCTGGTGCTGGTGGGCAGGGAGCACTGGCAGCGCAACGTCCCGGTCTGGGACGCGCTGCAGGCCCTGGCAGCGGATCGCGTCATGGCGGGCGCCATACACCTCGTTGACGACGTGGACAGCGCTTGCCGCACAATTGGTCGCATAGGTGACACACAGCGTTCGATCGATCAGCCGTCAGGAGGTGACCAGGACCGGTGGCCGACGACCCCGTGACGCCCTCCGACCTGAGCTTCTCGCCGTTCGCGGTCTCCGTGCTGCGCGCCGCCGACCGGCGGATGCGCTCCTCCGACCGCGGCGACATGATGACCCGCTACGCGGCCTGCCGCGCGGCGATGTGCGCACTGACCCGGGTGGACACCTTCTACGTCGGCCACTACATCGGCAAGACGACCCTGTCGATCCCCTATTGCGTTGACAACAAACAGTTCCTGAGCGCCGACGTGCAGCAGTTCGGCCCCAATGGATTGTCGGAGTACATCCGGTCGACCGGGCAGATCTACCGCTTCGGGCAGGACGGCGGACGCCGTGCGCGGATGGGCTGGAAAACCACGGAGAACCCCGTCATGGACGTCGTCGTGGTGCCGTTGCGGCACTCCGAGACCGAGGAGGTGCTCGGGATGATGTGTGTCGAGAGCACCGTCGCGGGCACCTACGACGACGAGATCGTGCGGGCCCTGCAGTGGCTGGCCAAGGCCCTGGTCTGGGAGATGACCCAGGACCGCAGCTTCGCCGACGACCTCGGCCTCTACGAGCTCTACCCCGAGCTGGACAGCACCCGCCCGAGGGACGAGACCGAGATGCTCCGGACACTCACCGGGGAGCTGGAGCGGCTGCGGTTGGCGCTGCGCGCTATCGACCTGCCGGACGACCCGAAGCTCGCCGAGGCCACCCGGTTGATCGAGGACGCCAAGGCATGCGGCGAGCGGCTGCACATGCGGCTCGCCGACACGCTGGCGACGACCCACCCCGACGACCCGGCGCTGAAGGACAACACGGCGGGGCTGACGACCCGGGAGCTGGAGATCGCCACGCTGATCGCCGTGGACGGCCTGACCAATCGCGAGCTGGCAGAACGCCTGTTCATCTCGGAGAAGACCGTCAAGGTGCACGTCGGAAACGTCCTGCGCAAGCTGGGGATCGCGCAACGATCGGCGATCGCGTACGTCATCGGTGCGATTCACCCATCAGCGTCCCCGAAGGAGCAGTGACCGGCTCCGGCGCCAGCACCGTCGCGTCACCCTGCCCGTCCCGCCAGCGGTGCCATGCCGCCAGCACCCCGTGCCGCAGCCATGCCGCGGCGATGAGTATGGCGATCGCGACGACGCCGTCCAGCCACCAGTGGTTCGCCGTGGCGACCACGACGAACACCGTGAGCACGAAGTGCAACGGCCCGACGAAACGCCACCGAGACGTGCTCACCCGCCACGTGTACCACCCGACCACGGCCGCGAAGAGCACGTGCACGGACGGCATCGCACCGAAGTTGTCCACGGAGAAGCCGGCGTTGTAGACCGACTGGCCGTAGACCTCGGCGGTGTCGACATACCCCGGCAGCAGCCGCGGCGGGGCAACCGCGAGGAACTGCACGAGGAAACAGCCCAGGGTGCTGAGCGCGATCGTGGTGCGCACCGCCGGGTAACGGTCACGGTGCCGGAAATACATCCACAGCAGGAAGATCCCCATCACCGTGAAGTGCATGCTCGCGTAGAAGAGGTTCGCGAGTTTCACGACGTCGGGGTGCCCCAGGATGAGGTCCTGCACGCTGCGCTCGTTCGGGAAGAACATCGCCGACTGCACCCGCTCGATCCAGTGCGCCCGACCGATCGCGTCCCCGCCGTCACTGGAGGTGACCATCTGAATGATCTGCCAGAACGAGAAGAGCAACGCGATGATCGACGCCTCCCTGCAGAACGTGGCCAGCCCGGGCAACCGCTTGCGCAGCACCGGCCAGAGCACGCCGAGGACCAGGCCGAGCACCAGGGCCTGGCGCCAGGTCAGCATGAGGTTGGGCATCGAGGAGAACATGGTCGCCGGGTCAGGCTAGCCGACCGCGCCAACGCTGCCCGGCCCGGCAGCGCGCGGGCTACGGCAGCTCGGTCGGCGGACGCAGGTCGGCGTGCTCACGCAGATAGGTGAGGACGGCGTTGACCCGCCGGTCGGTGCTCGCTTCACGGGACAGGTCGAGTTTGGTGAGTATGGCGCTGACGTGTTTCTCCACCGCCGATTCCGACAGGCACAGGTCGCTCGCGATTCCCCGGTTGGTGCGCCCTTGCGCCATCAGCCGGAGCACGTCGGTCTCGCGGGCGGTGAGCAGCCGCAGCGGCGACCGGCTGCGCCGCACCCGGCTGGCGACCATCGACTCCACGACGAGCGGGTCGACGACCGAGCCGCCGGCGGCGACCGCGCGGACGGCGCCGATCAGCTCGTCCAGTTCGCCGACGCGGTCCTTGAGCAGGTAGGCCAACCCGGCGGTGCCGTACTCGAACAGCGCGAACGCGTAGGCCTCGTCCGCGTGTTGCGACAGGATCACCACCCCGGTCCGCGGATCCTGGCGGCGGATGTCGTGCGCAGCGTCAACCCCCTCCATCCCGTGGTCCGGGGGCATCCGGATGTCGCTGACGACCACATCCGGTCGCAGGGTCCGTGCGGCGTCGAGGAGTTGCAGCTTGTCGCCGACCGTGGCCACGACCGTCACCTCCCCGGACTCCTCCAACAGCCGGCGCACACCTTCGCGGACGAGGTAGTTGTCCTCGGCGACGACGACCCGCAGCGGCTCAGGCATCGGCTGCCGCGCCGATCGGAAGGAGTGCCTCCAGCTGGGTGCCCCGGCCGGGGGCGGACTGCACGTGCAGGACGCCGCCGACAGCACCGACCCGATCCGCCAGCCCAGCAAGGCCGGTCCCCACGGTGTCCGCGGCCAGGAAGCCGGCCCCGTCGTCGCTGACCCGCAGCCGAAGGCGCTCCCCGTCGGTGTGCAGTTCCACGCGCACCTCGTGCGCGCCGGCATGTTTGAGCACGTTCGTCAGCGCTTCGGCCACCACGAAGTACGCCGTCGACTCGATCTGGTCTTCCAGGCGTGTCGTGCGCATTCGCTCGCCGGCCTCGACCACCACGCCGATCGGCAGTTTCGCCACCCGTGCTTCGACCGCAGCGAGCAATCCGCGGTCGGCGAGCACGGGCGGCCTGATTCCCTGCACCAGCTCCCGCAACCCCGTGAGGATCTCGGTCGCCGCCAGCCGGGCCTCCTCGAAGGTGCGGCGGGCGGCCGCGGCGTCCCTGGTCAACTGGTTCAGACCGAGCCGCAACTGCGCGGTGACCGCGACGACCTCTTGCTGTATCCCGTCGTGCAGATCGCGTTCCAGCCGTCGCCGCTCGGTGTCCTGGGCGTGCACCAACCGACGGCGGGACTCGACCAGCTCCTCAGCCTGCCGCCTGGTCTCGGCAAGCTGCGCGGCGAGCTCGGCGGCGAAGTGCGCTGCGCGGACGGCGAGGGCGGTCTGCCGCGCGACGGTGACCAACAGGTGGCGGTCGTCCTCGCTCAGCGAGCCACCGTGGACCGGTGGGCCGCACTCGATCCGACCCACCACGTCGTCCCGGTCCACCAGGTCGATCGACAGGTCCACCACATCGTCCCCGTCCGCCACCGCGCCGGCGGCACCGATCTCCTCCGCCACGGCGCTGCCGGGCAGGACGAGCAGCAACCTGGCCCAGGTCACGCTGAGTCCGTCGACGATCATCGCGGCGGCACGCGGGCCCAGCTCGTGCAGGTCGGCCGCGTGCTCCAGCGCCTCGCCGAAGGCACCCAGCAGCTGCGGACCGGACGGCCGCTGCCCGTAGACGCGGGCACTGGCCCACCGGTCCAGCCTCCGGCGCACCGGTGCGAGCGCGAGCACCACGACGATCGTGACCACGACGGTCGCGAGCAACGGCAGCCGGCGACCCGCGGTCACCCCGAGCGCGGTCGCGACCAGCAGACAGCCGACCCCGATCAGGGCGCTCACGGCTCCGTAGACCACCGAACGCCGCACGGCCAGGCGGATGTCCAGCAACCGGTGGCGCAGCAGCGCGATCCAGATCGCGACCGGGACGAAGGCCAACGCGGGGACCCACACGGCGTAGAAGGTGGTGACCTGGATCGTGTGGGGCAACAGGCCGTATGCCGTGAGCAGTTGCACGAGCACCACGTCCGCGCCAACCGCCAGTGCCGCGAGCAACAACCAGTACGTCTGCAACTGCTGACGATGCGGCAACCGCCGATATCGGACCACGAGCAGCGCGGCTCCGACCAGGCCGAACTGGGTCGCCACGTGGTAGCTGACGATCACCGCCGGCGCAGCGAAGGCGAGCGGCGTCCACGACCACAGACCGGGCACCGTGTCGGCGCGGCTCGCGGCATACACCGGTGCCGGCAACGTCGCATTGCTCAGGACCAACAACACCGGCAGCACACCGACGGACCAGCCGAACACGCGCAGCACCACACGCTCGTGTCCGCGGCGCACCGCGCCATCCGGGAACAGCAGGAACATGGCACCCATCGCGGCGGGTCCGGCGATGTCGCAGACGTATTCGGCGACGACGGCCAGCCACGCCCAGGGCTCGTGACCCGCCAGGAAGGTGCTGGACGCGGTGCCCAGGGCCGTCGCGACCGCCATGCAGCAGCTCATCGCGAGCAGCAGGCGCGGAATGCGCTCACCCGCCCGCAGCCAGGTGAGCGCCACGCCGGTGAGGTAGCCGGGCAGCAGCCCGGCGAGCGTCCACACCTGCGGCTGTTTGACCCCGAACGGGCCGGGTGTCCGCACGCCCCAGACCGCAGCGACGATCAGGCCGGCGGCCCCGGCAACGGCCAGCCATACCAATGGGCGCCGCAACGCCGCGGACCATCGCACCTCTTCAGAGTGCACCCGGACGTGCCGCCGGTCCATCGGAAAGTCCACCGGACCGCCCGGAGGTTTTCCTCAGGCGCGGCTGAGGCAGCCCGCACCCGAAGTCGGACGTGCGCTGGGTTCCGCCGAATATGTTGCGACTCTTAGCGTTTCGAGGGTGACCGATGCCGCATCGAACCGAGGAGACAGCATGAACGCCCATCCGCCCGCATCCAAGACTGCCCCGATCGTGATGGCCTGCGCGGGTGCGCTGGTCTTCATCGGTGGACAGATCCACCCCAAGGGCCCGCTCGACGAGAACTTGCACACCCTGGAGGGCAACCTGCTGTCCGACAGTGATCGCTGGGACTCCACGCACGCTGTGCTCGCAGTGGCGATCGTGGTGATGACGGCCGGCCTGGTGCTGATGCTGCGGCACCAGGACATCCGCACCGACCGGATCCTGCACACCGCCACGGTCGTGGCGCTGGTCGGCATGGTGATCTCGTGGGCGGAGATGGCGTTCCACATCGCGATGACCTCCGAGGCGCACGCACTGCTGACGGGTGGGCCGACACCGTTGTTCGACACCCACGTGGTCCTGCAGGCGATCTACACCCCGCTGTTCGGTTGGGGTGTGGCGGTGATGGCGTTGCGCGGCGGCGCGACCCGCCGGTGGGGCAACCCGTGGATCGCGATCCTCGGTGTCGTCGGCGGGATCGTCTTCGGCTGCTCCGGGCCCGCGGTGGCACTGTGGCCCAACTCCCACGACTCGCTGCTGTTCATCGGCGACGCGCCGCTGGGCTTGTGGGCGGTGGCGTCCGGGCTCTGGGTGCTCAGGGCGTCCTTCGCACACTCCCGGCCCCGGTCGGAGGCCGGGATACTGTAGTAGTGGCTCAGGCGGTCGAGGCGGCGAGCTGCCCGCAGGCTCCGTCGATGTCGGAGCCGCGGGTGTCCCGGATGGTGGTGGGTATGCCGTGGGCGCGCAACCGCTCCACGAACTGCTGCTCGACACCCTTGCGGGACGCGGTCCACTTCGACCCGGGCGTCGGGTTGAGCGGGATGGGGTTGACGTGCACCCAGCCCTTGCCGCGAGCGCGCAGTTTCTCCCCGAGCAGGTCGGCCCGCCAGGCGTGGTCGTTGATGTCCTTGATCAGCGCGTACTCGATGGAGACCCGCCGGCCGGTGGTTTCGTAGTAGCGGTAGGCGGCGTCCAGCGCCTCGTCGACACTCCAGCGGGTGTTGATCGGCACCAGCTCGTTGCGCAGTTCGTCGTCCGGGGCGTGCAACGACAGCGCGAGCGTGACCGGG
This genomic window from Flexivirga oryzae contains:
- a CDS encoding sensor histidine kinase yields the protein MDRRHVRVHSEEVRWSAALRRPLVWLAVAGAAGLIVAAVWGVRTPGPFGVKQPQVWTLAGLLPGYLTGVALTWLRAGERIPRLLLAMSCCMAVATALGTASSTFLAGHEPWAWLAVVAEYVCDIAGPAAMGAMFLLFPDGAVRRGHERVVLRVFGWSVGVLPVLLVLSNATLPAPVYAASRADTVPGLWSWTPLAFAAPAVIVSYHVATQFGLVGAALLVVRYRRLPHRQQLQTYWLLLAALAVGADVVLVQLLTAYGLLPHTIQVTTFYAVWVPALAFVPVAIWIALLRHRLLDIRLAVRRSVVYGAVSALIGVGCLLVATALGVTAGRRLPLLATVVVTIVVVLALAPVRRRLDRWASARVYGQRPSGPQLLGAFGEALEHAADLHELGPRAAAMIVDGLSVTWARLLLVLPGSAVAEEIGAAGAVADGDDVVDLSIDLVDRDDVVGRIECGPPVHGGSLSEDDRHLLVTVARQTALAVRAAHFAAELAAQLAETRRQAEELVESRRRLVHAQDTERRRLERDLHDGIQQEVVAVTAQLRLGLNQLTRDAAAARRTFEEARLAATEILTGLRELVQGIRPPVLADRGLLAAVEARVAKLPIGVVVEAGERMRTTRLEDQIESTAYFVVAEALTNVLKHAGAHEVRVELHTDGERLRLRVSDDGAGFLAADTVGTGLAGLADRVGAVGGVLHVQSAPGRGTQLEALLPIGAAADA
- a CDS encoding phosphatase PAP2 family protein, which gives rise to MPNLMLTWRQALVLGLVLGVLWPVLRKRLPGLATFCREASIIALLFSFWQIIQMVTSSDGGDAIGRAHWIERVQSAMFFPNERSVQDLILGHPDVVKLANLFYASMHFTVMGIFLLWMYFRHRDRYPAVRTTIALSTLGCFLVQFLAVAPPRLLPGYVDTAEVYGQSVYNAGFSVDNFGAMPSVHVLFAAVVGWYTWRVSTSRWRFVGPLHFVLTVFVVVATANHWWLDGVVAIAILIAAAWLRHGVLAAWHRWRDGQGDATVLAPEPVTAPSGTLMGESHR
- a CDS encoding response regulator transcription factor — encoded protein: MPEPLRVVVAEDNYLVREGVRRLLEESGEVTVVATVGDKLQLLDAARTLRPDVVVSDIRMPPDHGMEGVDAAHDIRRQDPRTGVVILSQHADEAYAFALFEYGTAGLAYLLKDRVGELDELIGAVRAVAAGGSVVDPLVVESMVASRVRRSRSPLRLLTARETDVLRLMAQGRTNRGIASDLCLSESAVEKHVSAILTKLDLSREASTDRRVNAVLTYLREHADLRPPTELP
- a CDS encoding LOG family protein, whose product is MSTSEVESLAKLRRLLADGSSVQDLRLQDLDLTEVESQLMAIDDFTGVVVLGGRMSDRLHRHLRLHGALVFPADPGVPFDAWRTHLYRPRELYAGLRDGGYVATPDARTYQWSLDPDSEQDVYSSLLRAIHDDSVRDALAEFVRGRRVVGVMGGHAVARGSADYAEAAHLGHSLASTGALVATGGGPGAMEAANLGALCVDPDLLEPALAQLATVPSFRPDITAWATVAFEVRDRVTSDTGAPRSLGIPTWFYGHEPPNAFGNRTAKYFSNALREDVLLKVCNGGIIVLPGAAGTVQEIFQVATALYYADGAVPLPPLVLVGREHWQRNVPVWDALQALAADRVMAGAIHLVDDVDSACRTIGRIGDTQRSIDQPSGGDQDRWPTTP
- a CDS encoding response regulator transcription factor; the protein is MADDPVTPSDLSFSPFAVSVLRAADRRMRSSDRGDMMTRYAACRAAMCALTRVDTFYVGHYIGKTTLSIPYCVDNKQFLSADVQQFGPNGLSEYIRSTGQIYRFGQDGGRRARMGWKTTENPVMDVVVVPLRHSETEEVLGMMCVESTVAGTYDDEIVRALQWLAKALVWEMTQDRSFADDLGLYELYPELDSTRPRDETEMLRTLTGELERLRLALRAIDLPDDPKLAEATRLIEDAKACGERLHMRLADTLATTHPDDPALKDNTAGLTTRELEIATLIAVDGLTNRELAERLFISEKTVKVHVGNVLRKLGIAQRSAIAYVIGAIHPSASPKEQ